A stretch of Myxococcus guangdongensis DNA encodes these proteins:
- a CDS encoding kelch repeat-containing protein: MKTCSWFIVLLSGALVFLAGCVDFDEGEKTWCQRHPEVCTPSFEQVPAPVLYVEKKGTLRLQAGAKDPAGEALQFTWSSNVGSLGQARDTATTTEVEWTAPECIPPPAATFTLTASSKLGASTQVTFSAIGIPECPKMDGTGRLTAARSGHTATLLYTGVVLVTGGESSGAPLDVSEGYSARARTWAAAGRMSTPRVDHVAVRLVSGTVLVTGGRNATGALKSAELVSEDFTWTAAVSPSTARHGHAAALLESGKVLVTGGFDGNSVVTTSELYFPGHEGDPVPKWSTTASAPVARNHPVATVVDAGEKVLVTGGTTEGGAYPTSADVYDSGTEMWTQIDAVGEGRIDHTATSLASGRVLVTGGRRAGGALGSTVLVDVATRVVTPGPPLATPRYGHTATLLRSGQVLVAGGLGARGEALASTELFDPETGTWSATVPLAAARHGHEAILLDAGKVLLVGGQGTGGELASAEVYDPGTKTWTTADRLLVQRGNHTATLLPSGQVLVVGGSNRLVSSGAYLSAVERYDSVAGTWRALAPLRVARDGHTATLLPSGGVLVVGGYNGGEHVAEVELFDPAREEWLTGGRLEKGRDLHSATRLASGKVLVAGGHDDNGTLATAELYDPVAGTWSRTGPMATARAAHTATLLPSGKVLVAGGFAHASGVSAPLQSAELYDPATEQWSPAASLGARRGGHTATSLPTGDVLVVGGYAEEMGKGSLATAERYELATGTWTQTPPFAEKRGAHTATLLPSGKVLIAGGYGGYQDLYFLSPCELYDPATGQWTSTSGVLTPRANATATLLPLGKVLVVGGYGYNDEVHGEAELFMP, from the coding sequence GTGAAGACGTGCTCGTGGTTCATCGTCCTGCTCTCGGGCGCCCTGGTGTTCCTCGCGGGGTGTGTCGACTTCGACGAGGGCGAGAAGACCTGGTGCCAACGCCATCCGGAGGTCTGCACGCCGTCCTTCGAGCAGGTGCCGGCCCCGGTGCTCTACGTGGAGAAGAAGGGGACGTTGCGGCTCCAGGCGGGCGCGAAGGACCCCGCGGGAGAAGCGCTCCAGTTCACCTGGTCGTCGAACGTGGGGAGTCTGGGCCAGGCTCGCGACACGGCCACGACGACGGAGGTGGAATGGACCGCGCCCGAGTGCATCCCTCCTCCCGCGGCGACCTTCACGCTCACCGCGAGCAGCAAGCTGGGGGCGTCCACGCAGGTGACGTTCTCCGCCATCGGCATTCCGGAGTGCCCGAAGATGGACGGCACGGGCCGGCTCACGGCGGCGCGCTCGGGCCACACGGCGACGCTCCTGTACACCGGCGTGGTGCTGGTGACGGGAGGCGAGTCCTCGGGGGCTCCGCTCGACGTCTCGGAGGGCTACTCCGCCAGGGCGCGGACCTGGGCCGCCGCGGGGAGGATGTCCACGCCGCGAGTCGACCACGTGGCGGTGCGGTTGGTGTCGGGCACGGTGCTGGTGACGGGCGGCCGCAACGCGACGGGCGCGCTGAAGAGCGCGGAACTGGTGAGCGAGGACTTCACCTGGACCGCCGCGGTGAGCCCCTCGACGGCGCGCCATGGCCACGCCGCCGCCCTCCTGGAGAGCGGCAAGGTGCTGGTGACGGGAGGCTTCGATGGCAACTCGGTGGTCACCACCTCGGAGCTCTACTTCCCGGGGCATGAGGGCGACCCGGTGCCCAAGTGGAGCACCACCGCCAGCGCGCCCGTGGCCCGCAACCACCCCGTGGCCACCGTGGTGGATGCGGGGGAGAAGGTGCTGGTGACGGGAGGGACGACGGAGGGCGGCGCGTATCCGACCAGCGCGGATGTCTACGATTCGGGGACGGAGATGTGGACGCAAATCGACGCGGTGGGGGAGGGCCGCATCGACCACACGGCGACGTCGCTCGCCTCCGGGCGGGTGCTGGTGACGGGTGGGAGGCGTGCGGGCGGGGCCCTGGGCTCGACGGTGCTGGTCGATGTGGCGACGCGGGTGGTGACGCCGGGGCCTCCACTGGCGACACCCCGGTACGGCCACACGGCGACGTTGCTGCGCTCCGGCCAGGTGTTGGTGGCGGGGGGGCTCGGTGCCCGCGGGGAGGCGCTCGCCTCGACGGAGCTCTTCGACCCGGAGACCGGGACGTGGTCTGCCACGGTGCCGCTCGCGGCGGCCCGACATGGCCACGAGGCCATCCTGCTGGATGCGGGGAAGGTGCTGCTGGTGGGAGGGCAGGGGACGGGGGGCGAGCTCGCGTCGGCCGAGGTGTATGACCCGGGGACGAAGACGTGGACGACCGCGGACCGCCTGCTCGTGCAGCGTGGGAACCATACGGCCACGCTCCTGCCGAGCGGCCAGGTCCTGGTGGTGGGGGGCAGCAACCGGTTGGTCTCCTCGGGCGCCTATCTCTCCGCGGTCGAGCGGTATGACTCCGTGGCGGGGACCTGGCGCGCGTTGGCGCCCCTTCGCGTGGCGCGTGATGGCCACACCGCGACCCTGCTGCCCTCCGGCGGCGTCCTGGTCGTGGGCGGCTACAACGGGGGAGAGCACGTGGCCGAAGTGGAGCTCTTCGACCCTGCCCGGGAGGAATGGCTGACGGGAGGCAGGCTCGAGAAGGGGCGGGACCTGCACTCGGCCACGCGTCTGGCCTCCGGCAAGGTCCTGGTCGCGGGCGGTCATGACGACAATGGAACACTCGCCACGGCGGAGCTGTATGACCCCGTCGCGGGGACGTGGTCCCGCACGGGGCCGATGGCGACGGCGCGCGCCGCGCACACGGCGACCCTGCTTCCCTCGGGCAAGGTGTTGGTGGCGGGCGGCTTCGCGCATGCGTCGGGCGTCTCGGCTCCGCTCCAGAGCGCGGAGCTCTACGACCCGGCGACGGAGCAGTGGTCCCCCGCGGCGAGCCTGGGGGCCCGGCGCGGCGGGCACACGGCGACGTCGCTGCCGACGGGCGACGTGCTGGTGGTGGGCGGCTATGCGGAGGAGATGGGGAAGGGCTCGCTGGCGACGGCGGAGCGCTATGAGCTGGCCACGGGGACGTGGACCCAGACGCCGCCCTTCGCGGAGAAGCGCGGGGCTCACACGGCCACGCTCCTGCCGTCCGGAAAGGTGCTCATCGCCGGAGGCTACGGGGGATACCAGGACCTCTATTTCCTCTCGCCTTGTGAGCTGTATGACCCGGCCACCGGACAGTGGACGTCCACCAGCGGCGTGTTGACGCCTCGCGCGAATGCCACGGCCACGCTGCTGCCCCTGGGCAAGGTGCTGGTGGTGGGCGGCTATGGCTACAACGACGAGGTCCACGGGGAGGCGGAGTTGTTCATGCCGTGA
- a CDS encoding type VI secretion system Vgr family protein: MSDSSDDVLRQVGKAAQGVREAETAARQVRAGEPPVQAVKPLESALRQMPGVQQATQQVQRIQQVAAVAQGALGAVGGLEALSGVVQALGGQAPLDKVRFSFQSSAAPGAGWRVVALHAREGLSELYTCGVDLANEHLDADVDGLLGSSAEVLIAHEAGARRLCGIVHRVEHLGTQAGHLLARAHVVPALWALSLRKDQRIFQEKTVPEVLEEVLLQALRPFERPFRLELNREYLPREYCVQYRESDLDFLQRLMEEEGIVFYFDHSGEKEELVLIEENEQSPACQAVMGTPITVRGPEAATASDECLRHFDYSQQLRTTSTVVRDFNWTHPDYDLTRESRSKDELGRERESYEYPAPLLGPYDVKEKKYKYEPAQKQELQRRQAFQAEGKRGLGEGYVTGFTPGYMFELTGHGHAALDQWYLLTRVEHHGDASEELTQDSLSLRAPGEPRERYRNTFECIPLDVPFKPERRRPRARMAGLQTATVVGPSSEEIHTDEHGRIKVQFHWDRQGKRDEKSSCFLRVAQAWAGLGWGFVFLPRIGMEVLVDFLEGDPDRPLVVGCVYNGKNTPPYALPEHKTRSTIRTSSSKDSDGFNELRFEDAKDAEEIFLHAQKDFNEVVLHNHSTSVKANQTNAVDGSQSETVGGDQSMSVTGKRTKSVDKDETTTVKGKRTETVDQDEDITIKATRTERVTGKETLTLDGGREATVKTQETLTVNGNRQETINGNDDLTVTGYRKDHVTGVYEMKGDAQVKALQGEVSITLEGKIDVAGQSKTIEIHNSAGSMKYEGSKIDVTATSELNLVCGNASISLKKDGTVEITGSTEVTLSSKGSSVKVSPEGVSSSGGKVTSSATGINEITGLMVKIN, from the coding sequence GTGTCGGATTCATCAGACGACGTGCTGCGCCAGGTTGGAAAGGCAGCGCAGGGAGTCCGGGAAGCGGAGACGGCCGCCCGTCAGGTGCGAGCCGGTGAGCCGCCCGTCCAGGCGGTGAAGCCGCTGGAGAGTGCCCTGCGGCAGATGCCAGGCGTTCAGCAGGCGACTCAGCAGGTCCAGCGCATCCAACAGGTCGCGGCCGTGGCGCAGGGCGCCCTGGGCGCCGTGGGCGGGTTGGAGGCCTTGTCCGGGGTGGTGCAGGCCCTCGGTGGTCAGGCGCCGTTGGACAAGGTGCGCTTCTCCTTCCAATCCAGCGCGGCGCCCGGCGCGGGCTGGCGCGTGGTGGCCTTGCACGCGCGCGAGGGGCTCAGCGAGCTCTACACCTGCGGGGTGGACCTGGCCAACGAGCACCTGGACGCGGACGTGGACGGGCTGCTCGGCTCGTCGGCGGAGGTGCTCATCGCCCATGAGGCGGGCGCGCGCCGCCTGTGCGGCATCGTCCACCGGGTGGAGCACCTGGGCACGCAGGCGGGGCATCTGCTGGCGCGCGCGCACGTGGTGCCCGCGCTCTGGGCGCTGTCGTTGCGCAAGGACCAGCGCATCTTCCAGGAGAAGACCGTCCCGGAGGTTCTCGAGGAGGTGCTCCTCCAGGCGCTGAGGCCCTTCGAGCGGCCCTTCCGGCTGGAGCTCAACCGCGAGTACCTGCCGCGTGAGTACTGCGTGCAGTACCGGGAGTCGGACCTGGACTTCCTCCAGCGCCTCATGGAGGAGGAGGGCATCGTCTTCTACTTCGACCACTCGGGGGAGAAGGAGGAGCTGGTCCTCATCGAGGAGAACGAGCAGTCGCCCGCGTGTCAGGCGGTGATGGGCACGCCCATCACGGTGCGGGGACCGGAGGCGGCGACCGCGTCGGATGAGTGCCTTCGTCACTTCGACTATTCGCAGCAGCTGCGCACCACCAGTACGGTGGTGCGGGATTTCAACTGGACACACCCGGACTACGATTTGACGCGCGAGTCCCGGAGCAAGGACGAGCTGGGCCGGGAGCGCGAGTCCTACGAGTACCCCGCGCCGCTGCTGGGGCCGTATGACGTGAAGGAGAAGAAGTACAAGTACGAGCCGGCCCAGAAGCAGGAGCTCCAGCGCCGTCAGGCCTTCCAGGCCGAGGGCAAGCGGGGGCTCGGTGAGGGCTACGTGACGGGCTTCACGCCGGGCTACATGTTCGAGCTGACGGGACACGGCCATGCGGCGCTGGACCAGTGGTACCTGCTCACCCGGGTGGAGCACCACGGCGACGCGTCCGAGGAGCTGACGCAGGATTCGCTGTCGTTGCGCGCGCCGGGCGAGCCGCGCGAGCGCTATCGCAACACGTTCGAGTGCATCCCGCTGGATGTGCCCTTCAAGCCCGAGCGTCGGCGTCCGCGCGCGAGGATGGCGGGGTTGCAGACGGCGACGGTGGTGGGGCCGTCCAGCGAGGAGATCCACACCGACGAGCACGGCCGCATCAAGGTGCAGTTCCATTGGGATCGACAGGGGAAGCGGGACGAGAAGAGCTCCTGCTTCCTGCGCGTGGCGCAGGCGTGGGCGGGGCTGGGGTGGGGCTTCGTCTTCCTGCCGCGCATCGGGATGGAGGTGCTGGTGGACTTCCTGGAGGGGGACCCGGACCGGCCGCTGGTGGTGGGCTGTGTCTACAACGGGAAGAACACGCCCCCGTATGCGCTGCCCGAGCACAAGACGCGCAGCACCATCCGCACGTCGAGCTCCAAGGACAGCGATGGGTTCAACGAGCTGCGCTTCGAGGACGCCAAGGACGCCGAGGAGATCTTCCTGCACGCGCAGAAGGACTTCAACGAGGTGGTGTTGCACAACCACTCCACGTCGGTGAAGGCGAACCAGACGAACGCGGTGGACGGCTCGCAGTCGGAGACGGTGGGCGGTGACCAGTCGATGTCGGTGACGGGCAAGCGCACCAAGTCCGTGGACAAGGACGAGACGACCACCGTCAAGGGCAAGCGGACGGAGACGGTGGACCAGGACGAGGACATCACCATCAAGGCCACCCGCACGGAGAGGGTCACCGGGAAGGAGACGCTGACGCTGGATGGCGGGCGGGAGGCGACGGTGAAGACGCAGGAGACGCTCACCGTCAATGGCAACCGCCAGGAGACCATCAACGGCAACGACGACCTGACCGTCACCGGCTACCGGAAGGACCACGTCACCGGCGTGTACGAGATGAAGGGCGACGCGCAGGTGAAGGCCCTCCAGGGCGAGGTGAGCATCACCCTGGAGGGGAAGATCGACGTCGCGGGACAGTCCAAGACCATCGAGATCCACAACAGCGCGGGCTCGATGAAGTACGAGGGCTCGAAGATCGACGTGACCGCCACGAGCGAGCTGAACCTCGTGTGTGGCAACGCGAGCATCTCGCTCAAGAAGGACGGCACCGTCGAAATCACCGGCAGCACGGAGGTCACCCTGAGCTCGAAGGGAAGCTCGGTGAAGGTGTCGCCGGAGGGCGTGTCGAGCTCCGGGGGGAAGGTCACCTCGTCGGCCACCGGGATCAACGAAATCACCGGCCTGATGGTGAAGATCAACTAG